A portion of the Platichthys flesus chromosome 7, fPlaFle2.1, whole genome shotgun sequence genome contains these proteins:
- the LOC133956102 gene encoding uncharacterized protein LOC133956102, which translates to MNRDGDKGAKAALRSQKQPRTQQQVLLQKRKKDAPIVSCSNKEKQSGLCEPGKEVKAAGVQGKRAGKVSSSAAAECHRSPGAQRKLSDASNASEDLSKDSGCVSGKLSSSDSSSEISDCPSEGIKHDSPSSDNELSWIDGRAYENPNKSCAKAARVSCALQPDAAGGGLTVFKSPGAFMELIMGETTEDLVREVEELRSENEYLKDEVEELRCEMLEMRDMFQEEEVYQLQELRLQLEQANKSCRILHYRLRKAERRSIRVAQTGQVDGELVRSLEHDIRVAKSVSLRLYNELEAVKKNNSQLEWDNETLRERTQELEVARQVLQAEVEKTRENSVKKKSIRSTKAERRISQAIEDDSADLRCQLHFAKEELALMCKKLTKLVSESEGMREELVKYHSAFGDVSVAQSPEGKHNSAHAREAEVKVHLKLVEEEATLLSRRIVELEMENRGLRSEMSDLREKTGGDGGGGGVGGGGGEEEEEQNRDVLEEKVGACTPSQDRAGRERSLKMGFNVYEQEAEQGVETSLLCNQTQVGEGMIAACHVTREGPVGGEWDPSDGQEIDNYSKTDGGLRGMTVKDYEALLALRDHSCVLSSAIQILTAPPKHRRCSSLTDVDPNGRAQKIFLPGPLNEALELLRDMLLSFTGRMETLLTGEDSGRNSVCKDGHVWDSYTISSVSGDGADPDEVGHDMRESPSKQEHVEDLRTSEVKERATRRGCSAQWDLLHGCRDPKMQLSLQILWILHQWCQVKGPDLEGKEGKERTVSVLRGLLQELSAELQDERIEFDSGAKAAQGQAAERAVSGVFDDERPCEADRIRSSKEKRQRRQFSPRGPKIKNWCYLSQEAAQLDREDPVKTWDHPIMPLSFPDLDFEQMSMERSHTAPEKSTFRIYYSPPSARRVQLAQLKQSPVTDRGSDNTSSPWCTPPTSFSALCLGSSANLSDDVKEMTASWRQAAHSGPQDKRGRSAGRWVDMACSGTQTYTKPKMVSVGLQTDGPQGPVAVRSSPSRVLSPSLVSVRSHYISTSLDGVPGRVERNRTSTSSPKLYRRHSSSSTPTLSSSSSTSSVSTSRALWNQNHQSTSGLNWTRQSSQRQSTGQSTSSLSSAKLPTKSAGANRYGLVTEFLRRVSGRAEKPVTVSSPKTKNGLKNLERVPSTRPPAASLHRADSVTRIVNQRFMKQREEVGKVQREERGSSLNPSLRRSGSAEDGNYDCSSSSTLTFCFARPSRCTQRQTSNQSKLHRHRLSPPVSAATGSNCE; encoded by the exons ATGAACAGAGACGGAGATAAAGGCGCAAAAGCTGCGCTCCGGAGCCAAAAACAACCGAGGACGCAGCAGCAGGTTTTgttgcagaagaggaagaaagatgCTCCGATTGTCTCCTGCTCCAATAAGGAGAAACAGTCAGGTCTCTGTGAACCAGGGAAGGAGGTGAAAGCTGCGGGAGTGCAGGGAAAGCGAGCGGGGAAAGTGTCATCCAGTGCCGCAGCAGAGTGCCACAGGAGCCCCGGTGCGCAGAGGAAACTCTCCGACGCCAGCAACGCTTCGGAGGACCTAAGCAAAGACTCTGGCTGCGTCTCCGGGAAACTCTCCTCCTCCGACAGCAGCTCAGAGATATCCGACTGCCCCTCGGAGGGCATCAAACACGACTCTCCAAGCAGCGACAACGAACTAAGCTGGATAGACGGGAGAGCTTATGAGAATCCGAACAAATCGTGCGCAAAGGCAGCCAGGGTTTCCTGCGCCCTGCAGCCCGATGCTGCCGGAGGGGGCCTCACTGTGTTCAAATCCCCAGGGGCGTTCATGGAGCTGATAATGGGGGAGACAACCGAGGACCTGGtcagggaggtggaggaatTACGATCAGAAAACGAGTATCTGAAA gatgaggtggaggagctTCGCTGTGAGATGCTGGAAATGCGCGACAtgttccaggaggaggaggtttaccagctgcaggagctgcggctgcagctggagcaggcCAACAAGTCCTGTCGCATCCTGCACTACCGCCTCCGCAAGGCCGAGCGCCGCAGCATCCGGGTGGCTCAGACGGGACAGGTGGACGGGGAGCTGGTCCGGAGCCTGGAGCACGACATCAGG GTGGCAAAGAGCGTGTCCCTGCGCTTGTACAACGAGCTGGAGGCGGTGAAGAAGAACAATTCCCAGTTGGAGTGGGACAATGAGACACTCCGAGAGAGGACACAGGAGCTGGAAGTGGCCAGGCAGGTTTTACAGGCCGAGGTAGAGAAAACCAGAGAG AACTCTGTGAAGAAGAAAAGCATCAGATCCACTAAAGCTGAGAGGAGGATCTCTCAAGCGATTGAG GATGACAGCGCTGATCTCAGGTGCCAGCTCCACTTTGCCAAAGAGGAATTAGCTCTCATGTGCAAGAAGCTCACCAAACTGGTGTCAGAGAGCGAGGGCATGCGCGAGGAGCTGGTCAAATACCACTCGGCCTTCGGCGATGTGAGCGTCGCCCAATCACCTGAGGGCAAACACAACTCCGCCCACGCCAGGGAGgcagaggtcaaagttcacctgaagctggtggaggaggaggccacaCTCTTGAGCCGGCGCATCGTGGAACTGGAGATGGAGAATCGTGGGCTGAGATCGGAAATGAGCGACTTGAGAGAGAAaactggaggagatggaggaggaggaggagtaggaggaggaggaggggaagaggaggaagaacagaaTCGGGATGTTTTGGAGGAAAAAGTGGGGGCTTGTACGCCATCGCAGGACAGAGCGGGAAGGGAGAGAAGTTTGAAGATGGGATTCAATGTTTACgagcaggaggcagaacaaGGTGTGGAGACGTCTCTGCTGTGTAACCAGACCCAGGTGGGTGAGGGGATGATCGCTGCTTGTCATGTGACTCGAGAGGGTCCAGTCGGTGGAGAGTGGGACCCTTCAGACGGTCAGGAGATCGACAACTACAGTAAAACTGACGGAGGTCTGAGAGGAATGACGGTGAAAGACTATGAAGCTCTGCTCGCTCTCAGAGACCATTCCTGCGTTCTGAGTTCAGCCATACAGATCCTGACAGCACCACCCAAACACCGGCGTTGTTCATCTCTGACAGATGTGGACCCCAACGGTAGAGCCCAGAAGATCTTCCTCCCAGGACCTTTGAATGAGGCCCTGGAGCTTCTGCGGGACATGCTGTTGTCGTTCACCGGGAGAATGGAGACGCTTTTAACAGGAGAGGATTCCGGCAGAAACTCTGTTTGCAAGGACGGACATGTTTGGGATTCCTACACTATCTCCTCTGTCTCCGGAGACGGTGCAGATCCCGACGAGGTCGGTCATGACATGAGAGAGTCACCAAGTAAACAGGAACATGTTGAAGACCTCCGCACCTCAGAGGTCAAGGAGAGAGCAACAAGACGAGGATGCTCGGCTCAGTGGGACCTCCTCCACGGCTGCAGGGACCCCAAAATGCAGCTTTCACTACAGATTCTGTGGATCCTCCATCAGTGGTGTCAGGTTAAAGGACCCGACCTGGAGGGAAAAGAG GGTAAAGAAAGAACCGTGTCTGTGCTGCGGGGGCTGTTGCAGGAGCTCAGTGCAGAGCTCCAGGATGAGCGGATTGAATTCGACAGCGGAGCCAAGGCCGCGCAGGGCCAGGCAGCCGAG AGGGCGGTCAGTGGTGTCTTTGATGATGAACGTCCCTGTGAAGCAGACAG GATCCGCAGCTctaaagagaaaagacagaggcgGCAGTTTTCTCCACGCGGCCCCAAGATCAAGAACTGGTGCTATCTGAGCCAGGAGGCCGCCCAGCTGGACCGAGAGGACCCCGTTAAGACGTGGGACCATCCAATCATGCCGCTTAGCTTCCCTGATCTTGATTTTGAGCAGATGTCCATGGAGAGGAGCCACACTGCCCCGGAGAAGTCGACGTTCCGCATCTACTACAGCCCGCCGTCTGCTCGCAGAGTCCAGCTGGCTCAGCTGAAGCAAAGCCCCGTCACAGACAGAGGGTCGGACAACACTTCCTCGCCCTGGTGCACGCCGCCGACATCCTTCTCTGCGCTCTGTCTGGGCTCCTCTGCCAACTTGAGTGACGACGTGAAGGAGATGACGGCCAGCTGGAGGCAGGCCGCTCACAGCGGTCCACAGGACAAGAGAGGGAGATCGGCGGGGCGCTGGGTGGACATGGCCTGCTCGGGCACTCAGACCTACACAAAGCCAAAGATGGTGAGTGTTGGTCTGCAGACCGATGGCCCCCAGGGGCCGGTCGCTGTGAGGAGCAGCCCCTCTCGGGTCCTGAGCCCCTCCTTGGTCTCTGTCCGCTCTCATTACATCTCCACCTCGCTGGACGGAGTACCAGGTCGAGTCGAGAGGAACAGAACCTCCACTTCTTCACCTAAACTCTACCGGAGACACTCGTCTTCTTCAACCCCCACTCtgagttcctcctcctccacctcctctgtaTCCACCTCGAGAGCTCTGTGGAACCAGAACCATCAAAGCACCTCTGGGCTCAACTGGACCAGACAAAGCAGTCAGAGACAAAGCACAGGACAGAGCACCAGCTCCCTGAGCAGCGCCAAGCTACCCACCAAATCTGCAGGCGCCAACCGCTACGGCCTGGTCACAGAGTTCCTGCGCAGGGTGAGCGGCCGGGCGGAGAAACCAGTGACGGTGTCAAGTCCGAAGACAAAGAACGGGCTGAAGAACCTGGAACGTGTTCCCTCGACGAGGCCCCCGGCCGCCTCGCTGCACAGGGCCGACAGCGTGACGAGGATCGTCAACCAGAGGTTcatgaagcagagagaggaggtggggaaggtccagagggaggagagaggcagcagcTTGAACCCCAGCTTGAGACGCAGCGGCAGTGCAGAG GACGGGAACTACgactgcagctccagcagcacgCTGACCTTCTGCTTCGCTCGTCCGTCTCGCTGCACCCAGAGACAAACGTCCAACCAGAGCAAGCTGCACCGACACAGACTCTCGCCGCCAGTGAGCGCGGCCACAGGCTCCAACTGTGAGtga
- the dnmt3ba gene encoding DNA (cytosine-5-)-methyltransferase 3 beta, duplicate a gives MATNLVLSPVFGHDKISSLQLVSWFNRLLKTNFTDVREMGSGACHCQMMDWVIRGSVDMTKVKFDAKGEDEYKHNFTLLQEAFSKRGITKTIPVTSLGNGDLKSNIKILKWFKAFYTANVKDCNEYNPVQARDGQDISPVDASPPSRVELESDKEENGTGIHKKYPYTEKWKNMFDWAEKSTLGKQYTYCNTCAKNLKTFSRGHVELQRHMETNFHYKRGRVSKGPCLQSQHSEPLPCTDAAIRFIQRHCYNGSAKGEQVSVRVARRKLGLQYPKDITSVCQHTPYCVYISGGETVGKDDTVLVVLIGFFDVEASRHCIRFLDALESENGAKDQTAVLVGETLKKFGLPADNLVAVYLDGYGAASEQICSQLKELNPNIAVFGGLYSISDAACQAGVKQLSNQAQELTVDMYAHYSSSSKKNDNLKALFGSIALDCPSSYFNARCLNFCLLVTKMLEIWTDLESYFGSCDTNDDKAKLICSRLRDPKVRATFTFMERALKPLHDFQMHLQPPEGVAQADMQLILEEASNLLSTYTSYFLCPQAAARFLEEHDAQILKNKTFHLSSPELGGKAVEDMLNESVEALPPFTEEVMSFYIALTSCIAEKLPLNDGLLKSIAQLLNPQSRQKVTGTAVGELGTKLGLCSSPEEVNQLTSEFLQYQLVEEGEENHSAEVSLEKHWASVLRDSKQTVFRRLVLTLLALPCPPLDAQHVFTQAFGNGDAAQISDGEAESESEAMSDSTIKKYNNEVNGRSIGVKQCEVRLTKINKLKKKCDDTHGENGIFKEMKGASRGSFGWESSLRQKPQARAVFQAGASTWAKPVGLDKDSKNGLESQDEVPQESSPSSKSTPRSRRKHVYQDGKGFLAGELVWGKVKGFTWWPGLVTSWKTKSGPPGMRRVEWFGDGMFSEIYTEGLLAFSAFTKYFSKDSFTCLPLYKEAIYQIIELAGERCGKSFAVAEGDKEKELKLMVEWASEGFLPSGPSGFLPPDSASHAETSDSAQSDYQPPAKRKYVFKNKTTAVAITYSRESIPEKLKEEGVTIEDLCLSCGSSDIEVSHPLFEGALCQKCKVNFSETLYRYDEDGYQSYCTVCCAGLEVILCGIASCCRCFCKDCLEILVGPGTFDQLKDVDPWSCFMCKPSQCAGNLQLRPDWSVKVQDFFANNSAMEFEPHRVYPSIPADQRRPIKVLSLFDGIATGYLVLKDLGVKMDRYVAAEICEDSIAVGMIKHKGKIEYVNDVRTITRKHLAEWGPFDLLIGGSPCNDLSMVNPLRKGLFEGTGRLFFEFYRILAMLKPKEGDDRPFFWLFENVVFMSAHDKADICRFLECNPILVDAVKVSPAHRARYFWGNLPGMNRPLSTSLDDKVSLQDCLELGRTAKFDKVRTITTKSNSIRQGKHGSLPVSMNGREDYLWCTEMEQIFGFPKHYTDVNNMGRMQRQKVLGRSWSVPVIRHLFAPLKDYFECIEQPQK, from the exons ATGGCAACAAACCTGGTTTTGTCTCCGGTCTTCGGCCATGATAAAATCAGCAGCTTGCAGTTGGTGTCCTGGTTCAACCGCCTGCTCAAAACAAACTTCACCGATGTGCGAGAGATGGGCTCAG GAGCGTGTCACTGTCAGATGATGGACTGGGTTATTCGTGGCTCTGTTGACATGACCAAGGTGAAGTTTGATGCAAAGGGTGAGGATGAATATAAGCATAACTTCACTCTGCTCCAGGAGGCCTTCAGCAAGAGGGGTATCACCAAG aCCATTCCAGTCACAAGTCTCGGAAACGGTGATCTTAAAAGCAACATTAAGATCTTGAAGTGGTTCAAAGCTTTTTACACAGCAAATGTAAAGGACTGTAACGAATACAACCCTGTGCAAGCCCGGGACGGCCAGGATATCAGCCCAGTAGATGCATCTCCACCCTCAC GTGTTGAATTAGAATCAGACAAAGAAGAGAACGGCACTGGCATACATAAAAAATACCCATACACAGAAAAGTGGAAGAATATGTTTGACTGGGCTGAAAAAAGCACTCTTGGAAAGCAATATACCTACTGCAACACTTGTGCTAAAAACCTCAAAACCTTTTCTAGAGGCCATGTAGAACTTCAGCGTCACATGGAGACTAACTTTCACTACAAACGGGGAAGAGTTTCCAAGGGTCCCTGCCTGCAAAGCCAACACTCTGAGCCGCTGCCCTGCACGGATGCAGCGATCCGCTTTATTCAGAGACACTGTTATAATGGCTCTGCCAAAGGGGAACAGGTGTCTGTGCGCGTTGCACGCCGCAAGCTGGGGCTTCAGTACCCCAAAGATATTACATCTGTTTGCCAGCACACTCCTTACTGTGTGTACATTTCCGGAGGGGAAACCGTTGGAAAGGATGACACTGTCTtggtggtcctcattggattcTTTGACGTAGAAGCCTCCAGGCACTGCATCCGGTTTCTGGATGCTCTTGAGTCAGAGAACGGTGCAAAGGATCAAACAGCCGTATTAGTGGGGGAGACCTTAAAGAAATTCGGGTTACCAGCAGATAACCTTGTCGCTGTCTACCTTGATGGTTATGGTGCGGCCTCAGAGCAGATCTGCTCACAGCTGAAGGAACTCAACCCGAACATAGCTGTCTTTGGAGGGCTGTACAGCATCAGTGATGCTGCTTGCCAGGCTGGAGTTAAGCAGCTCTCCAATCAGGCTCAGGAGCTGACGGTGGACATGTATGCCCactactcctcctcttctaaGAAGAATGATAACCTCAAGGCTCTTTTTGGCTCTATCGCCTTGGACTGTCCATCATCTTATTTCAACGCCCGCTGCCTTAACTTTTGCCTTTTAGTCACAAAAATGTTGGAAATATGGACAGATCTTGAATCGTACTTTGGCTCTTGTGACACGAATGATGACAAAGCCAAGTTAATCTGCTCCCGGCTGCGGGATCCCAAAGTGAGGGCAACGTTTACATTCATGGAGCGGGCCTTAAAGCCGCTGCACGATTTCCAAATGCATCTGCAGCCACCGGAAGGAGTTGCTCAAGCTGATATGCAGCTCATTCTAGAAGAAGCCAGTAACCTGCTGAGCACCTACACCTCCTACTTCCTTTGTCCTCAAGCTGCTGCTCGCTTCCTTGAAGAACATGATGCCCAAATCCTCAAGAACAAGACATTCCACCTGTCAAGCCCCGAACTGGGAGGGAAAGCCGTTGAAGATATGCTAAATGAGTCCGTAGAGGCACTGCCACCGTTTACTGAGGAGGTGATGTCTTTCTACATCGCACTGACAAGTTGCATTGCAGAGAAACTGCCCCTAAATGATGGGTTGCTGAAGAGCATAGCTCAGCTGTTGAATCCCCAGAGCAGGCAGAAAGTGACAGGGACAGCAGTTGGGGAGCTTGGGACCAAGCTGGGACTCTGCAGCTCCCCCGAGGAGGTCAACCAGCTCACAAGTGAATTCCTTCAGTATCAGCTGGtcgaggagggagaggagaaccACTCAGCAGAGGTTTCACTGGAGAAACACTGGGCCAGCGTACTGAGGGACAGCAAGCAGACAGTGTTCAGGAGGCTTGTTCTGACCCTATTGGCCCTTCCCTGTCCACCACTGGATGCTCAGCACGTTTTTACTCAG GCCTTCGGGAATGGAGACGCTGCTCAGATCTCCGACGGCGAAGCAGAAAGCGAGTCTGAGGCCATGTCCGACAGCACCATCAAAAAATACAATAACG aaGTGAATGGCCGTAGTATCGGAGTGAAGCAGTGTGAAGTCAGGCTTACAAAGATAAATA AGCTAAAGAAAAAATGTGATGATACACATGGCGAGAATGGCATCTTTAAAGAG atgaag GGGGCCAGTAGGGGAAGTTTTGGCTGGGAGAGCAGCTTGCGCCAGAAGCCACAGGCCCGTGCAGTGTTTCAGGCTGGTGCTAGCACCTGGGCCAAACCCGTAGGTCTTGATAAGGACAGCAAAAATGGTCTGGAGTCCCAAGATGAGGTG CCACAAGAGTCTTCTCCATCCAGTAAATCCACACCAAGAAGCCGCAGGAAGCACGTCTACCAG GATGGGAAAGGGTTTCTGGCAGGAGAGCTGGTGTGGGGGAAAGTGAAGGGTTTCACCTGGTGGCCTGGGCTGGTGACATCCTGGAAAACCAAGTCCGGTCCCCCGGGCATGCGGCGGGTGGAGTGGTTTGGAGATGGGATGTTCTCAGAG ATCTACACCGAGGGTCTACTGGCGTTCAGTGCTTTCACAAAGTACTTCAGTAAAGACTCCTTCACCTGCTTGCCCCTCTACAAAGAAGCCATCTACCAAATTATAGAG TTGGCAGGTGAGCGATGTGGGAAATCCTTTGCTGTGGCTGAAggtgataaagaaaaagagctgaAGTTGATGGTGGAATGGGCTTCTGAAGGATTTCTGCCTTCAGGACCAAGCGGATTCCTACCTCCTG ATTCTGCTTCACATGCTGAGACTTCTGACTCGGCCCAGTCCGACTACCAGCCCCCAGCAAAAAGGAAATACGTgtttaaaaacaagacaactGCAGTCGCCATCACCTATAGCAGAG AATCAATACCAGAAAAGCTCAAGGAAGAAGGAGTTACCATTGAAG atctgtgtttgtcttgtggATCATCTGACATTGAAGTTTCTCACCCACTGTTTGAAGGTGCTCTTTGTCAAAAATGCAAG GTGAACTTCTCAGAGACACTGTATCGCTACGACGAGGATGGCTACCAGTCGTACTGCACCGTGTGCTGTGCTGGGCTAGAGGTCATTCTGTGTGGGATtgccagctgctgcag GTGTTTCTGTAAGGACTGTTTGGAAATCCTGGTGGGCCCGGGAACCTTTGACCAATTGAAAGATGTGGATCCCTGGAGCTGCTTCATGTGCAAGCCGTCGCAGTGCGCAGGGAACCTCCAACTCAGGCCAGACTGGAGCGTTAAGGTTCAAGACTTCTTCGCCAACAACAGCGCCATGGAGTTT GAGCCTCACAGAGTGTatccctccatccctgctgACCAGCGCAGACCAATCAAAGTGCTCTCACTGTTTGACGGCATTGCAACAG GATACCTGGTGCTCAAAGACCTGGGTGTCAAGATGGATCGCTACGTCGCTGCAGAGATTTGTGAGGATTCCATCGCTGTGGGGATGATCAAGCATAAGGGAAAGATCGAATATGTCAATGACGTTCGTACCATCACGAGGAAACAT CTGGCGGAATGGGGCCCATTCGATCTTCTGATTGGAGGCAGTCCATGTAACGACCTGTCAATGGTCAACCCTCTCAGAAAAGGATTGTTTG AGGGCACTGGGCGGCTCTTCTTTGAGTTTTACCGCATTCTGGCCATGTTGAAGCCGAAGGAAGGCGACGACCGTCCGTTCTTCTGGTTGTTTGAGAACGTGGTTTTCATGAGTGCCCACGACAAAGCAGACATTTGCAGATTCCTCGAG tgtAATCCTATTCTCGTCGATGCAGTGAAAGTCAGTCCCGCTCACCGAGCACGCTACTTCTGGGGGAACCTCCCTGGCATGAACAG GCCTCTTTCAACATCGCTTGACGACAAAGTGTCTCTCCAGGATTGTTTGGAACTCGGACGCACGGCAAAG TTTGACAAAGTCCGCACCATCACAACAAAGTCTAACTCCATAAGGCAGGGGAAGCATGGATCGCTGCCTGTCAGCATGAATGGAAGAGAGGACTACCTGTGGTGCACTGAAATGGAACA gATCTTTGGATTCCCCAAACATTACACGGATGTGAACAACATGGGCCGGATGCAGAGGCAGAAAGTCCTGGGTCGCTCCTGGAGCGTCCCCGTCATCCGCCACCTGTTCGCCCCACTGAAGGATTACTTTGAATGTATAGAACAACCTCAGAAGTGA
- the LOC133956679 gene encoding oxysterol-binding protein-related protein 2-like — translation MNSEEEFYDAETGLESDDSGEVSFKDALVLERKQAATQENGVWERRKTLPAEMISRNNFSVWSILKKCIGMELSKIAMPVEFNEPLSFLQRISEYMEHTQLIHKACTLSDSIDRMQVVAAFAVSAVASQWERTGKPFNPLLGETYELIREDEGYRLISEQVSHHPPVSAFHAQSLKQEFEFHGSIYPKLKFWGKSVEAEPKGTMTLELLKHKEAYTWINPMCCVHNIILGKLWIEQYGTVEIVNHSTGDKCVLNFKPCGMFGKELHKVEGYIQDKSKKKRRVIYGKWTECMYSVDPKVYEAYKKSDKKTGGDSKKLRQEQSCEGEAADEMPEVQDTVTVIPGSALLWRMTPPPANSAQMYSFTSFAMTLNELEPGMERLMASTDCRLRPDIRAMENGDIESANTEKERLEEKQRASRRDRSKDEEEWSTRWFNLGTNPHTGAEDWLYTGGYFDRNYADCPSIY, via the exons ATGAACAGCGAGGAGGAGTTTTACGATGCTGAGACAG GGCTGGAGTCAGATGATTCCGGTGAGGTCAGTTTCAAAGATGCCCTGGTGCTGGAGCGCAAGCAGGCGGCCACACAGGAGAACGGAGTGTGGGAGCGCAG GAAAACGCTGCCCGCGGAGATGATCTCCAGAAACAACTTCAGCGTGTGGAGCATTCTGAAGAAATGCATTGGCATG GAGCTGTCCAAAATAGCAATGCCGGTTGAGTTTAACGAGCCACTGAGTTTTCTCCAGAGAATCTCGGAGTACATGGAACACACTCAGCTTATTCACAAAGCCTGCACTTTATCTGACTCCATAGACCGCATGCAG GTTGTCGCTGCTTTTGCCGTTTCAGCCGTAGCGTCCCAATGGGAAAGGACTGGAAAGCCATTTAATCCCTTACTGGGGGAGACTTATGAACTCATTAG ggaggATGAGGGCTACAGACTGATCTCGGAGCAGGTGAGCCACCACCCCCCCGTCAGTGCCTTCCACGCTCAGTCTCTGAAGCAAGAGTTTGAGTTCCATGGCTCCATTTACCCGAAACTCAAGTTCTGGGGCAAGAGTGTGGAGGCTGAGCCCAAAGGCACGATGACACTGGAGTTACTGAA ACATAAAGAAGCGTACACGTGGATAAATCCAATGTGCTGTGTGCATAATATAATTTTAGGAAAACTCTGGATTGAGCAGTACGGAACCGTGGAGATAGTCAATCACAG CACGGGAGACAAGTGTGTGTTAAACTTTAAGCCATGTGGGATGTTTGGAAAAGAGCTGCACAAAGTGGAAGGTTACATCCAAGACAAAAG taaGAAGAAGCGGAGGGTGATCTACGGGAAGTGGACAGAGTGCATGTACAGCGTGGACCCCAAGGTGTATGAAGCGTACAAGAAGTCAGACAAGAAGACGGGAGGAGACTCAAAAAAGCTGAGACAA gaACAAAGTTGTGAAGGTGAAGCGGCAGATGAGATGCCGGAAGTTCAAGATACTGTGACTGTGATACCAGGAAGTGCCTTATTGTGGAGGATGACGCCGCCGCCTGCCAACTCTGCTCAG ATGTACAGCTTCACCAGTTTTGCCATGACACTAAACGAGCTGGAACCCGGCATGGAGCGGCTGATGGCGTCGACAGACTGCCGGCTGAGGCCCGACATCAGGGCCATGGAAAATGGAGACATAG AGTCTGCAAATACAGAGAAAGAGCGATTAGAAGAGAAGCAAAGAGCTTCACGACGGGATCGCTCCAAGGACGAGGAGGAGTGGTCCACCAG